GCACCGCGGCGCTGATGCGCAATCTCGCCAAACGCGGGCTGCTGTAGGCGCGAGGAAATCGGACGGATTGCATCCGTGCGCCGTTCGTCGCAATCTCAGGCGGCTGGATGGATCGTCGGGGGCTGGGGGTCGAAATGAAAGTCGCTATCGGGTTGGCCGCCGCCAGCCTGTTCGTTGCAGTCGCGGCGCATCCGCTGCGGGCAGAACCGTTGCGGAGCGTCGATGAAGTCAGCGAAGCACTCGGCAAGTGCTGGACGCCGCCCGCCGGCATCAAGGGCTCCTTCGTCACCCTGAAATTCGGCTTCCGAGGCAACGGCACCCTGATGGGCCCGCCCCAGCCGACGGCGATCCGCGTCACCGGCGATGCGGACCAGCGCGAGGCCTTCGTCGCCGCCGCGACCGAGGCTCTCGAGAAGTGCATGCCGCTTGAATTTACACAGGAGCTTGCCGGCGAAATCGCCGGCAATGTCTTCACGCTGCAGTTCTTTTCGGCGGACTGACGCGGCGACCACCGGAATCCGAGCGCCGGCGCCACACTGAAACGTTCATGCGTTTGGCCTTCCGCCCATTCCATCGCAGGCGCCGCGGTACAACCTGAAGATTGCGGCCCTGTTCCCGCAGGAACAACTCCTGGCTCTCCCACCGACTAGCAATTTGCTCACGCCAGATCGGCGTAGCAACCGCAACTCACGAGGAAGCCATGAGCAAGAAAGTGAAGTCCATAGCGCCGCCTCAGGCGTCGCTCGCGCTTGATCCGCTGGCCGCCGCCTACACCATACCCGGCGTCGGCGATCAGACGGTCAACGGCGACGACGCCAGCAATTCCATCAGCACCGGCTCCGGTCTCGACACGATCAATGGCGGCCTCGGCGCCGACACGATCAGGGCCGGCACCGGCGACGACGAAATCCTGAACATGAACGTCGAGGCCCTGGTGGGCGACCAGATCGACGGCGGTCTCGGCTTCGACGAACTCGGCATCGATTTCAGCGGTTCAAGCAAGGGGGTCTCCTTTACCGCCTTCGACCCGATTGTCTCGAAGGCGGTCCTCGGTGCCACCATCGTCAATGTCGAGCGATTCGAACTGGAGGGCAGCAATTTCGCCGACAGCTTCACCGGCGGTCGCTGGGACGACTGGTTCGAAGGCGGCGCCGGCGATGACGTTCTGAACGGCGGCATCGGCAAGGACTGGCTTTCAGGGGACGGCGGCAGCGACAGGATCTATGGCGGCAACGGCGGCGATTCCGTGCTGGGAGGTGCCGGCGACGACTACCTCTCCGGCGGGTATGGAGTGGACTGGCTTTCTGCCGACGAGGGCAACGACACCCTGCTCGGCGGCGCCGGCGGCGACTACCTCTACGGTCATTCCGGCAACGACAACATCAAGGGCGAGAGCGGCACGGATACGATTTCCGGCGGCTCGGGTCGCGATACCATCGATGGCGGGTCGGAGGACGACTATCTTGCCGGCGACGGCGACAATGACACCGTCCTCGGTGGCGCAGGCAACGATACGATCCGGCACAACATGGAAAGCTGGGCAAACGACGGCAAGGACGTGCTCGACGGCGGCATCGGCCACGATGAAGTCGTCCTGGTCGGCCTTTCCGGCACCTTCACCGCCAAGTCCTCCGCGACCAAGCAGACGCTTTCCAACGGCACCACCATCGTCAATTTTGAAGCCTATACGATCAATGGTTCGGAAACGGCCGACAGGTTCACCGGCTGGACTGGCGCAGATACACTCTCCGGATACTCCGGCAACGACACGCTCATTGGCCTCGCCGGCAACGATCATCTCGACGGCGGCCTCGGCAGCGACATTCTCGACGGCGGCGACGGCAACGACCTGCTGATCGTCGGCAGCGGCGGAAAGGACGTGATCAAGGGCGGCACCGGCTATGACACGATCTGGATCGATCGTTCCGATGGCACCACTGGCCTGACCTTCACCGTCTCCGGCACCACCGCCAAGCTTTCCGACGGCACCGTCGTCACCGATGGCGAAAGCTTCAGGATAGAGACTGGCAGCGGCAGCGACATCATTTCCGCCGGTACGGCGGGCTATCTCAGCATCGACGCCGGAAGCGGCAATAACCGGCTGACCGGTGGCAAGGGCGGCGACAGCTTCTACAGCACGAGCGGCAGCGACACGGTCTCAGGCGGAGACGGCGACGACCGCATCGCCGACTACGGCGGCGGCACCAACAAGCTCGATGGCGGCAACGGGAACGACTCTGTTTCCGCGGAAACGGAGACGGGGACGGCGCTGACCACGATGCTCGGAGGTGCGGGCAGCGACAGCCTGAGCGTCAACTACGGCGGTGGATCCACTGCAGGCCGCTTCTCCGTCGACGGTGGATCGGGGACCGACACGCTCTGGATAAGCCGGTATGACAGCACCAAGAACCTCACCTTCGTGCTGTCCGCGAACGCGACGCTCGTCAACGGCGACGTCACGGTGAAAAACATCGAGAAGATCAACTTCACCTCCGGCCAAGGGCACGACACGCTGACGGCGGGCAGCCTTGATGACGACCTCAACGGCATGGGCGGCAACGACACGCTCAAGGGTCTTGGCGGTGACGACGACCTGACCGGCTGGACGGGCGCCGACACGCTCTATGGCGGGGATGGCAACGACGGGCTTTGGGGCAGCGGTGGCATCAAGGACACCAGCGCCGACAGGCTGCACGGCGAAAAGGGCAACGACGTTCTCAACGTGAATGCAGGGGACTATGCTTCCGGCGGCGATGGCTTCGACCGCCTTGTCATCGAGTTCGGCGAAGAGACGTTCGACGTGTCCTTCGTCTTCGGCAACGGCCTCGTCAAGGTGAACGCCAACACGTCCTTCACCGGGATGGAAGCGCTCGAATACGTGGGCGGCTCAGGCAAGGACGCGGTGACCGGTAGCGCGCAGATCGACTATCTCGACGGCGGGCTCGGAAACGATACGCTCAGGGGCGGCGGCGGCAATGACTATCTGATCGACGGAAGAGGGAACGACAGGCTCTATGGCGATGCTGGCAATGACACGTTCGACCGCTTCAGCGATGGGACCGGCACCGACCATTTCGACGGCGGCTCGGGTGTCGACACGCTCGAATTCGACATCATCTCCGATCAGTCGGTCATCGTCGACCTGGAAAACAGTGCCAGAAACGGCGGTGTCGCGACCGGTCTGACGCTTGTGAGCATAGAAAACGTGGTTGGCCAGAATACCGACGACACGATCCTTGGCAACGGCGTCGCCAATACACTGAAGGGTGGAATGGGCGACGACCGGCTCGATGGCCGCGCCGGCAACGACAAGCTTGAAGGCGGCGCCCACGGCGACTTGCTGACCGGCGGGACCGGCGCGGACCAGTTCATCTATGCCTCCGGGGATGCGATCGGCTCCGGCGACCAGATCACCGACTTCAAGCGTGGCGAGGACAAGCTCGTTATCGACAAGGGCGTGTTCCACTTCTCCAATCTCGTGCTCTATTCCGGAACCGACCTGAAGGCGACAGGCACGGCCGCCCAGTTCTTCTTCGAGAAGGACAACGGCCGCCTCTGGTACGACGCCGACGGCACCGGCAACGAGGCCGACGCAGTGCTGGTCGCGACGCTGGACAAGGTCACGTCGCTTGCGACGACCGACTTCCTGTTGACCTAGTCGCGGCAGGGGCCGCCGGCCATAGCTCGGCGGCCCTCATTGTCGATGCGCTGCTGACAGCCGCCACCGCGAAAACGGCGCATCAGGACCGGCATGCGGGTCTTCGCTGGCCGGAGATCAGCCTCAGCCAGGGCGCCGAATGGAAGGCGCTCATCAGCACGTACATCGGAACCATGCCGGTGATGGCTGGCGCGTCACCCGCGGACGAACAGAGCATGTCCGCCGGACCGCCGAGAACGCCGGCAAGCAGCGCCATGATAGCAAAAGTCGGCGCCGCCGCGAGGGACAGCCAGTCGGCGGCGACGTCTGTGGCGGTGATGCCAGCCGGGGCAGCGTCGGATACGCTGCCTGCGGCCGGCGTCCCCTTCGAGTTGTCGGCGTGGCGCAACATGGAGCTTCAGCCTTGGCCATATTCGTCGTTGCGGCGCCACCAGACACCGGTCTCGTTGCGTCCCAACGGGGCCCGGTCGAGCCACTGGTACATGCCCCATAGGCCGTCCAGCCCACGCGCATAGCTGGAATAGCTGTGATAGACGACGCCGTCGTCGAGCACGAAGGCGCTGAGGCCCGGCCGGTCGCGGGTATAGGTGGCGACGTCCGTCCCGGTCATCGCCGCGATCTGGGCGACCGGTCCTTCGCTGCCGCGCAACTGCCATTCCTGCACGGTCTTTCCTGCAAGTGGCTCGGGTGCCGGCGGCTCGCGGCGGAAGTTGTACTCGATGCGGCCCTGGCGCTGCTCGTCTGCGGTGAACCAGACGCTGAAGTCGCGGTTGAAGTCGCCGTCGTTCGAGGACGCCCAGGGAAAGCTCCAGCCCATCCGCCGCTTGTAGGCCTCGAGCTTGTCGAGCGGCGCGCGGGATATCGCCGAGAAGGCGACGTCGTGGTTTTCCAGATGGACGACGATGCCGTCGAACCCGTCGGCAATCGCGGAGCAGGACGGGCACCCGGCCGTGTAATCAGGCCCGAACATGAAGTGATAGACGAGCAGCTGCGAGCGCCCTCGGAAGAGCTCCCTGAGCGAGGCGCTCCCCGCGTCGGTCTCGAACCGGTAATCCTTGTCGATCCTCACCCACGGCAAGGCCTGGCGCTGCCGCGCCAGCGCATCGCTCCGGCGTGTCAGCTCCTTCTCGGCCTCCAGCAGTTCCAGCCGCGCTGCCAGCCATTCTTCCCGTGTCCCGGTCCTGTGTTCCGTCATCGCACTTTTCTCCTTCTTTCGGCTCGATGGTTCACGCGATAGAGTTAACGCCGGATGTGGAAGGGGCGGGAGTTACAAGTATGACGGGATTTCGATGGATTCGCTGATCACCGCGGCGGCCCGCGCGCTGGCGACAGGCGATCCGCTCGGCGCCCTGAAGCGGGTTGCGCTGCGCGACGACCCACCGGCGCTGGCGCTGAGAGGCATCGCCATGGCGCAGCTCGGCGACTTCGCCCGGGCCAAGGTCCTCCTCAAGAATGCCACTCGCGCCTTCGGCCCGAAAGAGGCGGTGGCGCGCGCCAGATGCGTCGTCGCCGAGGCAGAAATCGCCCTCGTCTCGCGCGATCTCTCCTTTCCCGCCAAGGCGCTCGACGCGGCGCTGGCGACGCTTGAAAAACACCGCGACTGGGTGAATGCCGCGCATGCGCGCAATCTCGAGGTGCGGCGCCTGCTGCTGGTCGGCCGGCTCGACGGGGCCGAGCGCGCCCTCGCCGACATCGACCCCGCACCGCTTCCGCCCGCCTCGCGGGCCGCCTACGAGCTGGCGGTTGCCGGAATTGCAATCCGGCGCCTCAGGACGAAGGCAGCCCGGGCCGCACTTGCGCGCGCCGGACAAGCCGCGCGCGAGGCCAACATCCCCGCACTGGCGGCGGAGGTCGAAAGCGCGTCTCTCGTGCTTGAGACGCCTGCGGCACGGCTGATCGCGCAGGGCGAGGCGCGTCCCCTCCTGCTCGAGGAGGTCGAAGCGCTGCTGGCGTCGCAAGCGCTTGTCGTTGACGCCTGCCGCCATGTGCTGCGGGGCGAAGGCACCGTGGTGTCGCTCGAGACGCGGCCGGTCCTGTTCGCCTTGGCCCGCGCGCTCGCCGAAGCCTGGCCCGGTGACGTGCCGAGAGGCACGCTCGTCGCGCGCGCCTTCCGGGCGAAACATGCCGATGAATCGCATCGCGCGCGCTTGCGCGTCGAGATCGGCCGGCTGCGGGCGGAGCTTGCGACGCTGGCGGAGGTGAGGGCGACGAAGCGCGGCTTTGCCCTTGCGCCGCGGGCCGGCGAGGTCGTCGTGCTGGCGCCGCCCGTCGAAGGGCAGCATGCGGCGGTGCTCGCTCTTCTTGCCGATGGCGAGGCATGGTCGAGTTCGGCGCTGGCGATTGCCCTTGGCGCCAGCCCGCGGACGGTGCAGCGGGCGCTGGAAGCGCTGGCGGCCTCCGACCAGGTCCGGTCATTCGGCCTCGGCCGGGCGCGTCGCTGGATGACCCCGCCGGTGCCGGCATTCCCGACAATCTTGTTACTCCCCGGTCCGCTGCCGGGCGACTAGGATCTGCGCATCAAACGATCTTCTGAAACGAGGGCTGCACGCATGAAATATTCCCAGGCCGAAATTCTCCGCGAATATGGACCCTTTCCGGGTGCCGACAACGTGCATGGCGTCACTTTCGACGGCGAGCACGTCTGGTTCGCATCCGGCGACAAGCTCAACGCCTTCGACCCGGCGACCGGCGAGACGGTGCGCGCGATCGATGTCGCCGCCCATGCCGGCACGGCCTTCGACGGGCGGCACCTCTATCAAATCGCCGAGGACCGCATCCAGAAGATCGACCCGAAGACCGGCCGCGTGCTTTCGACTATCCCGGCGCCCGGCGCCGGCGGCGACTCGGGGCTTACCTGGGCCGAAGGAACGCTCTGGGTCGGCCAGCATCGCGGCCGCAAAATCCACCAGATCGACCCCGAAACCGGGGCCATTCTCCGCACCATCGAGTCCAACCGCGTCGTCACCGGCGTCACCTGGATCGACGGCGAGCTCTGGCACGGCACCTGGGAGGACGACGCGAGCGAGGTGAGAAGGGTCGATCCGGCAACCGGCAAGGTGCTGGAGACGCTCGAAATGCCGGAGGGAATCGGTGTATCGGGCCTCGAATCCGACGGCGGCGACCGGCTCTTCTGCGGCGGCGGAAAGAGCGGCAAGGTGAGGGTGGTGAAGAAGCCGAGGTGAGCTCGTCGCGGTTTGCCGACAGCTCGATAGTGGCGGTACGTCGGTTATCGTCGTATGGTCGGTTGCCAGTTCCTCTTTACGAGCTGTGAAAGTGCAGCACGTCCAAACGGAGTCCCATATTGAGCGTTGCCTTCACCAAGGAAGAAAGCGCCGAAACGGCATCGGAAACTCTGCTGCCTGACCGCCCGATTTCACCACACCCGAACCTTGTGACGAAAGCGGGATTGAAGGCTTTGGAATCGCAGCTCCGACAGGCTCGCGAGGGTTATTCTGCTGCAAGCGCGATCGAAGACGCGAACGAGCGACGGCGGCAAGCTGCCGGGCCGCTGCGTGATCTGCGCTACTTTGCCGAAAGAGTCCGCACGGCTCAGCTCGTCCCCGATCCGACCTCAGGCGAAACTGTGGCTTTTGGCAGCACCGTGACCTTCAGCCGTGATGATGGGCGGGTGCAGACCTATCGCATCGTCGGAGAAGACGAAGCGGACCCGAAGCTCGGGTCCATTTCCTATGTGTCCCCGGTCGCGAGGATTCTCCTGGGCAAAGCGAACGGCGAAGTCGTGAGCATAGGCGATCAAGAGCTCGAGATTGTGGCAATCTCTTAAAGCACCCTTCGGGCTCGTCAGCGCCCTTTGAGGAGGGCGAGTCGCGTGACTCCGTGCGCCGTCGAGACTGGACAACGAATTCAATCAAAAGCAGGAAAGTGGCTGGGGAACCTGGATTCGAACCAGGACTAACGGAGTCAGAGTCCGCTGGTCTACCGTTAACCTATTCCCCAAGGCCCGCCGGCGGTGTGGTCGCCCGCGTCGGTGTGGCGGGCTTATAAACAAAACAACCGCCGATGCAAATACCCTTTGGCAAAAAAATGCGGCCTCCCTGTGGTGAAGGCCAGCTGCGTTTCGCTGAGGCGGATGCGGGGCGCCGATTTTCGGGCCGCCGAGGCGGCTCGGAGGCGGGCGAATCCGCGCCTTAAAAAAAGTTTGGCGAAAAAGGGCGGCGCTGGTACAGTCGCGCCAACGCAAAATCGAGAGAGCGCCTTGAGCGGCCGGAAGGCTTCGCGCGGCGCGATGGTTGAGACAAGTGAAAGACCCCGAACACGGCGCAAAGCCGTCTGAATCCGGGGCGTCGGCAGCAGGTCGTGGCGAGGCGCATAAGCTTGTGCCGCGCGGCGGCAAGGGGAAACGGAGGCGGCGCAAGCCGTCCGGTTCGCCGTCTGCAATTGCCAGCCGATCCGGGCTTCCCGGAGAAGCAGGGCGTCCCGCAGCACTGGACGAAGCGGAGCCGGCGCGCAAGCGCAAGCGGCGCCGCCGTTCGAAGGCCGCAAGGCCGCAAGGCCAGGTGCCCGCTGCCGCTTCCGGCGCAGCCGCGGCCCACGAGACATCGATCACCGACAAGAAGGGCCAGAAGCGCAGCAAGAAGGCGCGCCAGCGGCGCGGCCTGCAGGGACGGCCGCTGACATCCGGCGGCAAGCCGCTTGCGGCCGAGCGGCCCGCCGACAGCCAGCGCCTGCGCGAGACATCGGTCGCGCCGCAACCGCCGCGCAAGGATGACGTGCGGGCTCCTTATCTGGCGCCGAGCGAACCGCCCGTGCCGCTCTATGCGGCCCTCGACCTCGGCACCAACAATTGCCGGCTGCTGGTCGCGCAGCCGACCCGGCCGGGGCAGTTCCGCGTCGTCGATGCCTTTTCCCGCATCGTCCGGCTCGGCGAGGGCCTCGGCGCCAGCGGCAGGCTTTCCGACGATGCGATGGAGCGCTCCGTCGAGGCGCTGAAGATCTGCGCCGGCAAGCTCAACGCCCGCTCGATCCGCCGCCGCCGGCTGATCGCCACCGAGGCGGCGCGCGCCGCCGAAAATGGCGCGATCTTCATGAAGCGCGTCGCCGAGGAGACCGGCCTCGATCTCGAAATCATCGACCGCGAGACCGAGGCGCGCCTTGCCGTTTCCGGCTGCTCGTCGCTCGTCGACCGCGAGACCAAGTCGGTCGTGCTCTTCGACATCGGCGGCGGTTCGTCGGAAATCGCCGTGATCCGCATCGGCGACAACCGCTCGAGCCGGCTTGCCAACCACATCACCCATTGGACCTCGCTGCCCGTCGGCGTCGTCACCCTTTCCGAGCGCCATGGCGGCGAGCATGTCACGCCGCAGAGCTTCGAGACGATGGTGCGCGAGGTCGAAGGCATGCTGGACCGCTTCGACGGCCCGTCGGTCGAAGCGCTGGAAAGCGCTTCCGGCAGCGGCTTCCATCTGATTGGCACGTCGGGCACCGTGACGACGCTTGCCGGCGTCCATCTCGATCTGCCGCGCTACGATCGCCGCCGCGTCGATGGGCTCTGGCTCTCCGACGACGAGGTCTCGGCCATGCAGGCGCGTCTGCTCTCCTGGGATTTCGCGGCACGCGCCGCCAATCCCTGCATCGGCCCGGATCGCGCCGATCTGGTGCTCGCCGGCTGCGCGATCCTCGAGGCGATCCGCCGCCGCTGGCCGTCGACGCGGATGCGCGTCGCCGACCGCGGACTGCGCGAGGGCCTGCTTACCGACATGATGGCCGACGACGGTGCCTGGCGCCGGGGACGGCCGCGCCGTCACCAGCGCGGCTCCACCCAGGCCGGCGATGAGCGGCAGCGGTCCCACGAAGGGAACAAGGCATGACGAAATCCCCGATCGGCGGCAACCGCAGCGGCCGCAAGCTCGGCCAGAAGGTCAAGAAGGGCAAGCTCAAGGCGTCGTCGCGCCGCTGGCTGGAGCGGCACATCAACGATCCCTACGTGCAGCGCGCCCAGCTCGAAGGCTATCGCGCCCGGGCGGCCTTCAAGCTGCTGGAGATCGACGAGAAGCACAAGATTCTCGCCGGCGCCCGCCGCATCATCGATCTCGGCGCCGCACCCGGAAGCTGGTCGCAGATCGCCGCCAAGGTGACGAACTCGACCGACGCGGACCCGCGTGTGGCGGCGATCGACTTTCTCGAGATGGACCCGATCCCGGGCGTCCGCTTCCTGCAGCTGGATTTCCTCGATCCTGAGGCGCCGGAAAAGCTGAAGGAAGCGATCGGCGGGACGCCCGACCTCGTCCTCTCCGACATGGCGGCGCCGACCACCGGCCACCGCCAGACCGACCATCTGCGCACCATGCATCTCTGCGAGGTGGCGGCGCATTTCGCCGTCGACGTGCTGGCCAAGGGCGGGCACTTTCTCGCAAAAACCTTCCAGGGCGGCACGGAACGCGACCTTCTCAACATGCTGAAGCAGAATTTCAGCCAGGTCATCCACGTGAAGCCCGCCTCGTCGCGCACCGAATCGGTCGAGATGTTCCTGCTCGCCAAGGGGTTCAAGGGGCGCCGGAAGGCTGAAACCGAAGAGCCGGCGGAAGACGCCGCGGCGGAGTAGTCGATGCTGCTTTACGTGACGGTCGGCACCAACGATTTAGAACGCGCTGGCGCGTTCTATGATGCCGTGCTTCCGACCCTTGGCTACCGCCGCCAGCGGCAGGACGAAACCGAGATCGGCTACGGCGCAGACGGCGATGTGCGCGTCCGCTTCTGGGTGGTCACCCCGTTCAACCGCGAGCCTGCCACCTATGGCAACGGCGTGAGCATCGCGCTCGCGGCCGAGACGCGGGGCGCCGTCGATGCCTTCCATGCGGCGGCGCTGGCTGCCGGCGGTGCCGACGAGGGCGCGCCGGGGTTGCGGCCGTTCCACGCGCATTTTTATGGCGCCTGGGTCCGCGATCTCGACGGCAACAAGATTGCCGCCGTCTGCGAGCGCCCGGAATAGAGCACGATGCTGCCCGGGCGGCTTTGTGAGGGCGGTTGGCGGAGCCCACCCCCCTCTGCCCTGCCGGGCATCTCCCCCACAAGGAGGGAGATCGACTCGCGGCGACCCCCTCGTTCCTGCATTGGCTTTGCAGCACTACGGCATCCGCGGCCTTACATCACGATGATTTTAGGTCAGACCGACCTAAAATCATGAACGTGATCGATTCCAACAGGTTAGAGCCTTTCCTGGTTAAATTGAAGCATTCTGCCGAGCAGGTTTTCGTCAGGGCAGAGGCGATTGTCGAAGGTCGTACCCGAAGGTACGGCCGAGGCGATCGCCTCTGATCCTGGCGGAAAGATGCCCGGCCCTTCGGGTTGGCTGAAGCGGGCGGCCTGTTTGCTCGGCTGGCTTGGCCGTATGCGTTGGCTACGCCGCGCGCCAGCCGAGCAAACATTCCACTCCGCTTAAGCCAACAGAATGGTTCAATTTAACCAGGAAAGGCTCTAGAGCGGGATGCGGGCGGAAAACCGCACACACTTTTCCTCATCCCGCTCTATTGAACGTCACTTACCCGCGGTCGCCTCGGCTTCCCTGAGCGCCTTTCGATGGCCGGAGACGGAAGCGCCGGCATTCTTCGCCATGGTCAGAAAGGGGATCGCCGCCAGCACGTTGGCGACCGCGATGATCATGAAGGCGATGTGGAAATCTTCAAGCGCCAGTGGCCCGCCGCCGATCGCCGTCTGGATTTCCAGGATCGCGCCCGCCACCGCCACGCCCAAAGCGAGACTGATCTGCTGCAGCACGGCGCTCATCGATGTCGCCTTGCTGGCGTCCGCGTCGTCGATATCGGCGAAGGAGAGCGCGTTGACACTGGTGAAGAAGAAGGAGCGGGCGAAACCGGCGATAAGCAGGATCGAGATCATGACGAGGTAAGGCGTCGCCGGCGTGAAGAAGCCGTTGGTGAACGTGGTGGCGGCGGCGATGACGGCGGCAATGATCAGCGTCGTGCGGAAGCCGGCAAAGGCGAGAACGCGGCGGGCGAGGAATTTTGTGGTAATGGCGCCGACGGCGCCGATGAAGGTGATCAGCCCCGACTGGAACGGATTGAGTCCGAAACCGATCTGCAGCATCAGCGGCATCAGGAACGGCACGGCGCCGACGGAAATGCGGAAGACCGTGCCGCCGATCGAGGCGGCGCGGAAGGCGCTGTCGCGAAACAGCCGGAGGTCGAGCACCGGGGCGGCATGGCGGCGGGCGTGGAAGATGTAAAGGAAGGTCGCTGCGACGCCGGCCGAGACGGAGGCGATGCCGACCGCCGGCGGCAGGGCCGGCAGGCTGATGAC
This DNA window, taken from Sinorhizobium fredii NGR234, encodes the following:
- a CDS encoding calcium-binding protein → MSKKVKSIAPPQASLALDPLAAAYTIPGVGDQTVNGDDASNSISTGSGLDTINGGLGADTIRAGTGDDEILNMNVEALVGDQIDGGLGFDELGIDFSGSSKGVSFTAFDPIVSKAVLGATIVNVERFELEGSNFADSFTGGRWDDWFEGGAGDDVLNGGIGKDWLSGDGGSDRIYGGNGGDSVLGGAGDDYLSGGYGVDWLSADEGNDTLLGGAGGDYLYGHSGNDNIKGESGTDTISGGSGRDTIDGGSEDDYLAGDGDNDTVLGGAGNDTIRHNMESWANDGKDVLDGGIGHDEVVLVGLSGTFTAKSSATKQTLSNGTTIVNFEAYTINGSETADRFTGWTGADTLSGYSGNDTLIGLAGNDHLDGGLGSDILDGGDGNDLLIVGSGGKDVIKGGTGYDTIWIDRSDGTTGLTFTVSGTTAKLSDGTVVTDGESFRIETGSGSDIISAGTAGYLSIDAGSGNNRLTGGKGGDSFYSTSGSDTVSGGDGDDRIADYGGGTNKLDGGNGNDSVSAETETGTALTTMLGGAGSDSLSVNYGGGSTAGRFSVDGGSGTDTLWISRYDSTKNLTFVLSANATLVNGDVTVKNIEKINFTSGQGHDTLTAGSLDDDLNGMGGNDTLKGLGGDDDLTGWTGADTLYGGDGNDGLWGSGGIKDTSADRLHGEKGNDVLNVNAGDYASGGDGFDRLVIEFGEETFDVSFVFGNGLVKVNANTSFTGMEALEYVGGSGKDAVTGSAQIDYLDGGLGNDTLRGGGGNDYLIDGRGNDRLYGDAGNDTFDRFSDGTGTDHFDGGSGVDTLEFDIISDQSVIVDLENSARNGGVATGLTLVSIENVVGQNTDDTILGNGVANTLKGGMGDDRLDGRAGNDKLEGGAHGDLLTGGTGADQFIYASGDAIGSGDQITDFKRGEDKLVIDKGVFHFSNLVLYSGTDLKATGTAAQFFFEKDNGRLWYDADGTGNEADAVLVATLDKVTSLATTDFLLT
- a CDS encoding DUF899 domain-containing protein, whose protein sequence is MTEHRTGTREEWLAARLELLEAEKELTRRSDALARQRQALPWVRIDKDYRFETDAGSASLRELFRGRSQLLVYHFMFGPDYTAGCPSCSAIADGFDGIVVHLENHDVAFSAISRAPLDKLEAYKRRMGWSFPWASSNDGDFNRDFSVWFTADEQRQGRIEYNFRREPPAPEPLAGKTVQEWQLRGSEGPVAQIAAMTGTDVATYTRDRPGLSAFVLDDGVVYHSYSSYARGLDGLWGMYQWLDRAPLGRNETGVWWRRNDEYGQG
- a CDS encoding Vgb family protein — protein: MKYSQAEILREYGPFPGADNVHGVTFDGEHVWFASGDKLNAFDPATGETVRAIDVAAHAGTAFDGRHLYQIAEDRIQKIDPKTGRVLSTIPAPGAGGDSGLTWAEGTLWVGQHRGRKIHQIDPETGAILRTIESNRVVTGVTWIDGELWHGTWEDDASEVRRVDPATGKVLETLEMPEGIGVSGLESDGGDRLFCGGGKSGKVRVVKKPR
- the greA gene encoding transcription elongation factor GreA, producing the protein MSVAFTKEESAETASETLLPDRPISPHPNLVTKAGLKALESQLRQAREGYSAASAIEDANERRRQAAGPLRDLRYFAERVRTAQLVPDPTSGETVAFGSTVTFSRDDGRVQTYRIVGEDEADPKLGSISYVSPVARILLGKANGEVVSIGDQELEIVAIS
- a CDS encoding Ppx/GppA phosphatase family protein yields the protein MKDPEHGAKPSESGASAAGRGEAHKLVPRGGKGKRRRRKPSGSPSAIASRSGLPGEAGRPAALDEAEPARKRKRRRRSKAARPQGQVPAAASGAAAAHETSITDKKGQKRSKKARQRRGLQGRPLTSGGKPLAAERPADSQRLRETSVAPQPPRKDDVRAPYLAPSEPPVPLYAALDLGTNNCRLLVAQPTRPGQFRVVDAFSRIVRLGEGLGASGRLSDDAMERSVEALKICAGKLNARSIRRRRLIATEAARAAENGAIFMKRVAEETGLDLEIIDRETEARLAVSGCSSLVDRETKSVVLFDIGGGSSEIAVIRIGDNRSSRLANHITHWTSLPVGVVTLSERHGGEHVTPQSFETMVREVEGMLDRFDGPSVEALESASGSGFHLIGTSGTVTTLAGVHLDLPRYDRRRVDGLWLSDDEVSAMQARLLSWDFAARAANPCIGPDRADLVLAGCAILEAIRRRWPSTRMRVADRGLREGLLTDMMADDGAWRRGRPRRHQRGSTQAGDERQRSHEGNKA
- a CDS encoding RlmE family RNA methyltransferase gives rise to the protein MTKSPIGGNRSGRKLGQKVKKGKLKASSRRWLERHINDPYVQRAQLEGYRARAAFKLLEIDEKHKILAGARRIIDLGAAPGSWSQIAAKVTNSTDADPRVAAIDFLEMDPIPGVRFLQLDFLDPEAPEKLKEAIGGTPDLVLSDMAAPTTGHRQTDHLRTMHLCEVAAHFAVDVLAKGGHFLAKTFQGGTERDLLNMLKQNFSQVIHVKPASSRTESVEMFLLAKGFKGRRKAETEEPAEDAAAE
- a CDS encoding VOC family protein; the encoded protein is MLLYVTVGTNDLERAGAFYDAVLPTLGYRRQRQDETEIGYGADGDVRVRFWVVTPFNREPATYGNGVSIALAAETRGAVDAFHAAALAAGGADEGAPGLRPFHAHFYGAWVRDLDGNKIAAVCERPE
- a CDS encoding DHA2 family efflux MFS transporter permease subunit, encoding MNRIVPMILAVALFMEQMDSTVISTSLPAIAHDIGVGPITLKLALTAYMVALAIFIPLSGWMADRFGAKRIFRAAMLVFIAGSVFCAAADSLLSFVLSRFLQGMGGAMMTPVARLVLVRGTPRSELVSAMALLTIPALVGPLAGPPLGGFITTYFSWHWIFLINVPVGIAGYVLSGIYLPEMERHNPPPVDILGFLLGGIAASGIVFGLSVISLPALPPAVGIASVSAGVAATFLYIFHARRHAAPVLDLRLFRDSAFRAASIGGTVFRISVGAVPFLMPLMLQIGFGLNPFQSGLITFIGAVGAITTKFLARRVLAFAGFRTTLIIAAVIAAATTFTNGFFTPATPYLVMISILLIAGFARSFFFTSVNALSFADIDDADASKATSMSAVLQQISLALGVAVAGAILEIQTAIGGGPLALEDFHIAFMIIAVANVLAAIPFLTMAKNAGASVSGHRKALREAEATAGK